A genome region from Festucalex cinctus isolate MCC-2025b chromosome 17, RoL_Fcin_1.0, whole genome shotgun sequence includes the following:
- the slc16a5a gene encoding monocarboxylate transporter 6: protein MSGDREEDGQADNGTAAEEEDDGRDDEQRRGASAGGPDGGWGWVVLAASVLVLALTLAFPSCVGIFYGDLQKDFHASNSQTSWVPSIMTAVLHAGGPVCSVLVERLGCRATVMLGGVLSGLGMAASSFTRSIGQLYVTAGIVTGLGFCLSYQPAVTILGQYFVRRRAFANAVSSTGTALGLCALPPLANFLHGELGWRGSFLVLGAVLLNCCVCGAVMRPLERQLAPSAGRRPPSGSGCVGTSRLASCVGKHLALDQLRHNRRYRVYAVAITWTMLGLVVPLIYLVPFAVAKHVEAGRAASLLSVLGAVNVAARPPAGALFSLPWFRGRHVYVFAGALLLNGLSNCVCCLRGPAFPVLLAYVLLYGLSISVVGSLMYTVLMDVVADMSRFASALGLLAVMESATLLLGPPLAGILVDSTGQYSYVFLACSAVVTSAAVFLAAAFWWMDASERAATATGRTAQEERRQSNDELAVVESLVVCRPPGGALTSTKQDDLC from the exons ATGAGCGGCGACCGCGAGGAAGACGGACAGGCGGACAACGGGACGGccgcagaagaagaagatgatggtCGGGACGACGAGCAGCGGCGAGGGGCCTCGGCGGGGGGCCCTGACGGCGGCTGGGGCTGGGTGGTTCTGGCGGCCAGCGTGCTGGTCCTGGCGCTGACGCTGGCCTTCCCATCCTGCGTGGGCATCTTCTATGGCGACCTGCAGAAGGACTTCCACGCCTCCAACAGCCAAACTTCATGGGTGCCCTCCATCATGACGGCCGTGCTCCACGCCGGAG GCCCCGTGTGCAGCGTTTTGGTGGAGCGACTGGGATGCCGAGCGACCGTCATGCTGGGCGGAGTCCTGAGCGGGCTGGGGATGGCCGCCAGCTCCTTCACGCGCTCTATCGGACAGCTCTACGTCACCGCCGGCATCGTCACCG GTTTGGGTTTCTGTTTGAGCTACCAGCCGGCCGTGACCATCCTGGGTCAGTACTTTGTGCGGCGCCGCGCCTTCGCCAACGCCGTCTCGTCCACGGGCACGGCGCTGGGCTTGTGCGCCCTTCCGCCGCTAGCCAACTTCCTGCACGGCGAGCTGGGTTGGCGGGGGAGCTTCCTGGTGTTGGGCGCCGTCTTGCTCAACTGCTGCGTGTGCGGCGCCGTCATGCGGCCTCTGGAACGCCAGCTCGCGCCGTCGGCGGGACGCCGACCGCCGTCCGGCTCCGGCTGCGTCGGCACGTCTAG GTTGGCGTCTTGCGTGGGCAAGCACCTGGCCCTGGACCAGCTGCGGCACAACCGGCGCTACCGCGTCTACGCCGTGGCCATCACGTGGACCATGCTGGGCCTGGTGGTGCCGCTCATCTACCTGGTGCCGTTCGCCGTGGCCAAGCACGTGGAGGCGGGCCGGGCGGCGTCCCTGCTCTCCGTCCTGGGCGCGGTCAACGTGGCGGCGCGCCCGCCCGCCGGCGCCCTCTTCAGTCTGCCGTGGTTCCGCGGCCGCCACGTCTACGTGTTCGCGGGCGCGCTGCTTCTCAACGGGCTGAGCAACTGCGTGTGCTGCCTGCGTGGGCCCGCCTTCCCCGTGCTGCTGGCCTACGTGCTGCTCTACGGGCTCTCCATCAGTGTGGTGGGATCGCTCATGTACACCGTCCTCATGGACGTGGTGGCCGACATGAGCCGCTTCGCCTCCGCGCTCGGCCTGCTCGCTGTCATGGAGAGTGCCACGCTGCTGCTCGGACCGCCACTGGCCG GGATCCTGGTGGACTCGACGGGCCAGTACTCGTACGTCTTCCTGGCCTGCAGCGCCGTCGTGACCTCGGCCGCCGTCTTCCTCGCCGCCGCCTTTTGGTGGATGGATGCCAGCGAGCGCGCCGCAACGGCGACAGGACGAACAGCGCAAGAAGAACGCCGTCAATCGAATGATGAACTCGCTGTTGTGGAGTCGCTTGTCGTCTGCAGGCCGCCAGGTGGCGCTCTGACGTCAACAAAACAAGATGACTTGTGCTAA
- the LOC144005200 gene encoding antigen peptide transporter 2-like isoform X1: MSSVVLCVVLLLVADACLTWSWWHAQLLVRGVDVADVGVAERCAAAALKWALLDGATRAALAEGRRAVPRRLAALLVLLPLVLGAEPPGAGALLRVALCSALSCLFWEAGFSGSGGGWTREGKPAPDARRLLARLLGYFAPDFIFLAAGFVFIILTVACDTCVPLLQGRVTDALQGAAPDSAFYSALAVLAGVSAGSCLFSGLRAGFFKMTHAGLDRRLKVALFRTLLTQEVLFFQENPPGSLCSRLHSDVHQMGLTVALNANAVLRSSLKTVLMLAAMLCLSRQLTALACVEIPVMAALQRQQVRWQKEVKEQKQDSLARLRELSHQSLGGIRIVRSFRGQSDESGRFRAELERLRDISVRAACLQAAFHFLRRLGSLASKTVMLLAARRLVSDGRLSIGTLLTFFLLRKPMSHNLKEILVCCGDTLATLGIISKVFSYLDRSPKRRADGHLAPHALRGHVVFRQVTFRYPSAPHHRPALKDVSLVLEAGKVTALVGPSGSGKSTCAGLLKRLYEPQSGDILLDGRPLHAYRNDYLQQKVVCVPQNPVLLRGSLRYNLQYGLRALDLGRARELAANIKADGLLAKMEADEDDADVGEGGAHLSQGDKQSAALLMALLRQPRVLILDEATSHMDARAQNAVLDLVSGCGCTVLMVAHRLASVERADRVVFMEDGVLTEEGTHAHAQLMASGGWGGALDD; this comes from the exons ATGTCTTCAGTGGTTCTTTGCGTGGTCCTGCTGCTGGTGGCGGACGCGTGTCTCACTTGGTCCTGGTGGCACGCTCAGCTGCTGGTAAGGGGCGTCGACGTCGCTGACGTGGGCGTGGCGGAGCGCTGTGCCGCCGCCGCACTCAAATGGGCGCTGCTGGACGGCGCGACACGCGCGGCGCTCGCTGAGGGGCGGCGGGCGGTTCCGCGCCGGCTGGCCGCCCTGCTCGTCCTCTTGCCGCTCGTCCTGGGGGCGGAGCCCCCCGGGGCGGGTGCTCTGCTGCGGGTGGCGCTGTGTTCGGCGTTGAGTTGTCTGTTTTGGGAGGCGGGCTTTAGCGGCAGTGGTGGCGGTTGGACGCGAGAGGGCAAGCCAGCGCCGGACGCTCGCCGCCTGCTCGCCAGGCTGCTCGGTTACTTCGCACCCGACTTCATCTTCCTCGCTGCCGGCTTCGTCTTCATCATCCTCACCGTGGCCT GCGACACGTGCGTCCCGCTGCTGCAGGGCCGAGTGACGGACGCGCTCCAAGGCGCCGCGCCCGACTCCGCCTTCTACTCGGCGCTGGCCGTGCTGGCGGGCGTCTCTGCGGGCAG CTGCCTTTTCTCGGGCCTGAGGGCAGGATTCTTCAAGATGACGCACGCCGGCCTGGACAGGCGCCTGAAGGTGGCGCTGTTCCGCACGCTGCTGACCCAGGAAGTGCTCTTCTTCCAGGAGAACCCGCCAG GAAGTCTTTGCTCGCGGCTGCACTCGGACGTACACCAGATGGGCCTGACGGTGGCGCTGAACGCCAACGCCGTGCTGCGCAGCTCGCTCAAGACGGTCCTGATGCTGGCGGCCATGTTGTGTCTGTCGCGCCAGCTGACGGCGCTGGCGTGCGTCGAGATCCCCGTCATGGCCGCGCTGCAGAGGCAACAAGTCCGATGGCAGAAG GAAGTAAAGGAGCAGAAGCAGGACAGCCTGGCTCGCCTGCGAGAGCTGAGTCATCAGTCGCTGGGCGGAATCCGCATTGTTCGAAGCTTCCGCGGCCAATCGGACGAAAGCGGAAGATTCCGCGCCGAACTGGAACGTCTGCGAGATATCAGCGTGCGAGCCGCATGCCTCCAAGCCGCCTTCCACTTCCTGCGGCGG TTGGGCAGTTTGGCGAGCAAGACGGTGATGCTGCTGGCGGCTCGCCGGCTGGTGTCGGACGGTCGCTTGAGCATCGGGACGCTCCTCACCTTCTTCTTGTTGCGCAAGCCCATGTCGCACAACCTCAAG GAGATTTTGGTGTGCTGCGGCGACACGCTGGCCACGCTGGGCATCATCTCCAAAGTCTTCAGCTACCTGGACCGCTCGCCCAAACGACGAGCAGATGGACACCTGGCTCCCCACGCGCTGCGGGGTCACGTCGTCTTCCGCCAGGTCACCTTCCGATACCCGTCGGCGCCGCACCACCGACCGGCGCTCAAG GACGTGTCGCTGGTGCTGGAGGCGGGAAAAGTGACGGCCCTGGTAGGCCCGTCAGGTAGCGGCAAGAGCACCTGCGCGGGACTCCTCAAGCGTCTGTACGAGCCTCAAAGTGGCGACATCCTGCTGGACGGACGACCGCTGCACGCCTATCGCAACGACTACCTGCAGCAAAAG GTGGTTTGCGTTCCGCAGAATCCGGTTCTGCTGCGCGGCTCGCTGCGCTACAACCTGCAGTACGGCCTGCGGGCTCTGGACTTGGGGCGGGCGCGAGAGCTCGCCGCCAACATCAAAGCGGACGGGCTGCTGGCCAAGATGGAGGCCGACGAGGACGACGCGG aCGTGGGCGAGGGCGGGGCTCACCTGTCGCAGGGCGACAAGCAGAGCGCGGCGCTGCTGATGGCTCTGCTGCGACAACCTCGCGTCCTCATCCTGGACGAGGCCACCAGCCACATGGACGCACGCGCGCAAAACGCC GTCCTGGATTTGGTGTCGGGGTGCGGATGCACGGTCTTGATGGTGGCGCACCGGCTGGCCAGCGTGGAGCGCGCGGACCGCGTTGTCTTCATGGAGGACGGCGTGTTGACCGAGGAgggcacgcacgcgcacgcgcagctCATGGctagcggggggtgggggggcgctCTCGACGACTGA
- the LOC144005200 gene encoding antigen peptide transporter 2-like isoform X2, with protein sequence MSSVVLCVVLLLVADACLTWSWWHAQLLAGFSGSGGGWTREGKPAPDARRLLARLLGYFAPDFIFLAAGFVFIILTVACDTCVPLLQGRVTDALQGAAPDSAFYSALAVLAGVSAGSCLFSGLRAGFFKMTHAGLDRRLKVALFRTLLTQEVLFFQENPPGSLCSRLHSDVHQMGLTVALNANAVLRSSLKTVLMLAAMLCLSRQLTALACVEIPVMAALQRQQVRWQKEVKEQKQDSLARLRELSHQSLGGIRIVRSFRGQSDESGRFRAELERLRDISVRAACLQAAFHFLRRLGSLASKTVMLLAARRLVSDGRLSIGTLLTFFLLRKPMSHNLKEILVCCGDTLATLGIISKVFSYLDRSPKRRADGHLAPHALRGHVVFRQVTFRYPSAPHHRPALKDVSLVLEAGKVTALVGPSGSGKSTCAGLLKRLYEPQSGDILLDGRPLHAYRNDYLQQKVVCVPQNPVLLRGSLRYNLQYGLRALDLGRARELAANIKADGLLAKMEADEDDADVGEGGAHLSQGDKQSAALLMALLRQPRVLILDEATSHMDARAQNAVLDLVSGCGCTVLMVAHRLASVERADRVVFMEDGVLTEEGTHAHAQLMASGGWGGALDD encoded by the exons ATGTCTTCAGTGGTTCTTTGCGTGGTCCTGCTGCTGGTGGCGGACGCGTGTCTCACTTGGTCCTGGTGGCACGCTCAGCTGCTG GCGGGCTTTAGCGGCAGTGGTGGCGGTTGGACGCGAGAGGGCAAGCCAGCGCCGGACGCTCGCCGCCTGCTCGCCAGGCTGCTCGGTTACTTCGCACCCGACTTCATCTTCCTCGCTGCCGGCTTCGTCTTCATCATCCTCACCGTGGCCT GCGACACGTGCGTCCCGCTGCTGCAGGGCCGAGTGACGGACGCGCTCCAAGGCGCCGCGCCCGACTCCGCCTTCTACTCGGCGCTGGCCGTGCTGGCGGGCGTCTCTGCGGGCAG CTGCCTTTTCTCGGGCCTGAGGGCAGGATTCTTCAAGATGACGCACGCCGGCCTGGACAGGCGCCTGAAGGTGGCGCTGTTCCGCACGCTGCTGACCCAGGAAGTGCTCTTCTTCCAGGAGAACCCGCCAG GAAGTCTTTGCTCGCGGCTGCACTCGGACGTACACCAGATGGGCCTGACGGTGGCGCTGAACGCCAACGCCGTGCTGCGCAGCTCGCTCAAGACGGTCCTGATGCTGGCGGCCATGTTGTGTCTGTCGCGCCAGCTGACGGCGCTGGCGTGCGTCGAGATCCCCGTCATGGCCGCGCTGCAGAGGCAACAAGTCCGATGGCAGAAG GAAGTAAAGGAGCAGAAGCAGGACAGCCTGGCTCGCCTGCGAGAGCTGAGTCATCAGTCGCTGGGCGGAATCCGCATTGTTCGAAGCTTCCGCGGCCAATCGGACGAAAGCGGAAGATTCCGCGCCGAACTGGAACGTCTGCGAGATATCAGCGTGCGAGCCGCATGCCTCCAAGCCGCCTTCCACTTCCTGCGGCGG TTGGGCAGTTTGGCGAGCAAGACGGTGATGCTGCTGGCGGCTCGCCGGCTGGTGTCGGACGGTCGCTTGAGCATCGGGACGCTCCTCACCTTCTTCTTGTTGCGCAAGCCCATGTCGCACAACCTCAAG GAGATTTTGGTGTGCTGCGGCGACACGCTGGCCACGCTGGGCATCATCTCCAAAGTCTTCAGCTACCTGGACCGCTCGCCCAAACGACGAGCAGATGGACACCTGGCTCCCCACGCGCTGCGGGGTCACGTCGTCTTCCGCCAGGTCACCTTCCGATACCCGTCGGCGCCGCACCACCGACCGGCGCTCAAG GACGTGTCGCTGGTGCTGGAGGCGGGAAAAGTGACGGCCCTGGTAGGCCCGTCAGGTAGCGGCAAGAGCACCTGCGCGGGACTCCTCAAGCGTCTGTACGAGCCTCAAAGTGGCGACATCCTGCTGGACGGACGACCGCTGCACGCCTATCGCAACGACTACCTGCAGCAAAAG GTGGTTTGCGTTCCGCAGAATCCGGTTCTGCTGCGCGGCTCGCTGCGCTACAACCTGCAGTACGGCCTGCGGGCTCTGGACTTGGGGCGGGCGCGAGAGCTCGCCGCCAACATCAAAGCGGACGGGCTGCTGGCCAAGATGGAGGCCGACGAGGACGACGCGG aCGTGGGCGAGGGCGGGGCTCACCTGTCGCAGGGCGACAAGCAGAGCGCGGCGCTGCTGATGGCTCTGCTGCGACAACCTCGCGTCCTCATCCTGGACGAGGCCACCAGCCACATGGACGCACGCGCGCAAAACGCC GTCCTGGATTTGGTGTCGGGGTGCGGATGCACGGTCTTGATGGTGGCGCACCGGCTGGCCAGCGTGGAGCGCGCGGACCGCGTTGTCTTCATGGAGGACGGCGTGTTGACCGAGGAgggcacgcacgcgcacgcgcagctCATGGctagcggggggtgggggggcgctCTCGACGACTGA
- the chad gene encoding chondroadherin: MRRNVWKTRRQKTNLIFFFPSAAEWGECSAEWGRPTRLFSRRGVARQLSARESGEEDEMRRASCLLLLAGVLTCGAAAPGQCPSPCHCHGDLQHVICDGAGLKTIPRVSASTRLLNLQRNPLGAVPSGAFTDSGGLVSLHMQHCQLRRIAAKAFAGLSQLVYLYLSHNHIGSIQPDAFRDLSRLTYLHLESNRISELTKGIFSPLVNLFVLRLDDNKLRQLRPGTFAGAKDLRWLHLSGNRLNALHAGSLGDVENLAALHLDRNQLAVYPAAAVGELRVLEELTLGRNPMASIPDRAFASFGRYLEKLRLDHMGLEKMSEEAFAGATALTLLDVSDNKLRWLPRSLELTRVGNLSVTNNPWSCTCQLAPLHRWMDANSRKRADAVCASPPGQRGKQVRDSIAFASCRLKPKRSKMAVRH, translated from the exons ATGCGGAGGAATGTTTGGAAGACCCGCCGGCAGAAAacaaacttaatttttttttttccctccgctGCTGAATGGGGTGAGTGTTCAGCTGAGTGGGGACGGCCCACCCGCCTTTTTTCCCGGCGCGGTGTTGCGAGGCAGCTCAGTGCGCGCGAGTCAGGCGAGGAGGACGAGATGCGGCGCGCAAGCTGCCTGCTTCTGCTGGCGGGCGTCCTGACTTGCggggcggcggcgcccggccagtgCCCCAGCCCGTGCCACTGCCACGGCGACTTGCAGCACGTCATCTGCGACGGCGCGGGCCTCAAGACGATCCCGCGCGTGTCGGCGTCCACGCGGCTGCTCAATCTGCAGCGGAACCCGCTGGGCGCCGTCCCGTCGGGCGCCTTCACCGACAGCGGTGGCCTGGTGTCACTGCACATGCAGCACTGCCAGCTGCGCCGAATCGCCGCCAAGGCCTTCGCCGGCCTGAGCCAGCTGGTCTACCTGTACCTGTCGCACAACCACATCGGCAGCATCCAGCCCGACGCCTTCCGAGACCTGAGCCGGCTCACGTACCTGCACCTGGAGAGTAACCGCATCAGTGAGCTGACCAAGGGCATCTTCTCGCCGCTGGTCAACCTGTTCGTGCTGCGCCTGGACGACAACAAGCTGCGGCAGCTGCGCCCTGGCACCTTTGCCGGTGCCAAGGACCTGCGCTGGCTGCACCTGAGCGGCAACCGGCTGAACGCGCTCCATGCTGGCTCTCTGGGTGACGTGGAGAACCTGGCTGCGCTGCATCTGGACCGCAACCAGCTGGCGGTGTATCCGGCCGCTGCCGTTGGCGAGTTGCGCGTGCTGGAGGAGCTGACGCTGGGACGGAATCCCATGGCAAGCATCCCCGACCGCGCCTTCGCCAGCTTCGGACGCTACCTGGAGAAGCTCCGGCTGGACCACATGGGCCTGGAGAAG ATGTCGGAGGAGGCGTTTGCGGGCGCGACAGCGCTGACGCTGCTGGACGTCAGCGACAACAAACTGCGCTGGCTGCCCCGCAGTCTGGAGTTGACTCGGGTGGGCAACCTGAGCGTCACCAACAATCCGTGGAGCTGCACCTGCCAGCTGGCGCCGCTGCACAG GTGGATGGATGCCAACAGCCGCAAGCGCGCTGACGCCGTGTGCGCCTCGCCGCCGGGGCAGAGGGGCAAGCAGGTCCGAGACAGTATCGCCTTCGCCTCCTGCCGGCTCAAGCCCAAAAGAAGCAAAATGGCCGTGCGCCACTGA